GGCAAACCAGCCAATAAAGAAAATTGGTATGTTAATAACTAGTTGTACAAGTGCTGGACTGATTGCATATATTTCAAATAGAATGGTGCTAACCCCTGATATGCCGCCTGCCGCAAGCTTTGCTGGAAGAAAAAATATGTTGTAAGAAAGTCCCACAAGTGTGGCGCCAAAGATAATATAGATATATTCCATAACTGATTTATTCTGTGTTAATCTTTTCATTTGTTTATTTCCTTTCCATTTCAACCTAACCTTATTCACTTTATCATTTGGGAGCATTTGAGTAAATAGCATAACTGGGCGTTGGTCAAAAAGGAAGGATAAATATAAAACACGGATTCAGCTTGAATCCGTGTAAATAAACATGCTATACAGTTGCAGTTACTTTTTCTTTTTCAGTAATTTTTGCCGCAACCTTCTCTGTAAATTCCTTGCCTATTTTCGGTACGACAGTTTTTAAAACGGGATTAACCATTGTTCCCATCATGCCTTTAACCGTTATATTTAAGCTCCCGGTTATTTGTGTTTTGGTATGTGATAATGGGATCGCTTTAAAATATCCACTACCTGCCCAGCTTTCACTTGAACCACTTAATT
This region of Oceanobacillus sp. FSL K6-2867 genomic DNA includes:
- a CDS encoding SRPBCC family protein, which translates into the protein MAQSIHHVELDMPIKRIWDFVSDMNNWAPLVPGYTGHEIINDRHSTWKLHGDIGVMQRDVNVKVHITEWTEPSHITFQLSGSSESWAGSGYFKAIPLSHTKTQITGSLNITVKGMMGTMVNPVLKTVVPKIGKEFTEKVAAKITEKEKVTATV